In Prescottella soli, a genomic segment contains:
- a CDS encoding PaaI family thioesterase, translated as MTSVSVTPRGIDPLNTVMGVRTLSMNAAGASFEQSVGPRFHDHRGLTTLGSVGVVADDAVAGAGAFYASVPTGSRTVVSQLTATAAAPLPATGAVTAAASTAHLDLDAGTGITIRDPHGRVAAVLRARSFVVSRPSQAEVHYGPAAELVVPEPEAVTAADELATMPGLAIVEAMAAGGVRRGPLAGLVDLTVDAATRGSVSARMTPQAWMSNAIGTVQGGVLLSVADLAAGLAAQTLTEPGGSFRTLDAHLDLVRSPAVDGPPIRVNSAVVRAGRRLALIETRLTAPDGHLLVSVRASVQLGQPFGGAGR; from the coding sequence ATGACTTCCGTATCGGTCACGCCACGCGGCATCGACCCGCTCAACACCGTGATGGGTGTGCGCACCCTCTCGATGAACGCGGCGGGGGCGAGCTTCGAGCAGTCCGTCGGCCCGCGATTCCACGACCACCGCGGGCTGACGACGCTCGGATCGGTGGGCGTGGTCGCCGACGACGCCGTCGCCGGCGCCGGCGCCTTCTACGCGTCCGTGCCGACGGGCAGTCGCACCGTGGTCTCCCAGCTCACCGCGACGGCCGCGGCTCCGCTGCCCGCGACCGGCGCCGTCACGGCGGCCGCGTCGACCGCCCACCTCGACCTCGACGCGGGCACCGGCATCACCATCCGCGATCCGCACGGTCGGGTCGCCGCGGTCCTGCGGGCCCGCAGTTTCGTCGTCTCACGGCCGTCGCAGGCCGAGGTGCACTACGGCCCGGCCGCCGAACTCGTCGTCCCCGAACCTGAGGCGGTCACGGCCGCCGACGAACTCGCGACGATGCCGGGACTGGCGATCGTCGAGGCGATGGCGGCGGGTGGCGTGCGCCGCGGACCGCTCGCCGGCCTCGTGGATCTCACGGTCGACGCCGCGACGCGCGGCTCCGTCAGCGCCCGGATGACGCCGCAGGCGTGGATGAGCAACGCGATCGGCACCGTGCAGGGCGGTGTCCTGCTGTCGGTGGCCGATCTCGCGGCCGGCCTGGCCGCGCAGACGCTCACCGAGCCCGGCGGTTCGTTCCGGACACTCGACGCCCACCTCGACCTCGTCCGCTCGCCCGCCGTCGACGGCCCTCCGATCCGGGTGAACTCCGCAGTGGTGCGCGCCGGCCGCCGCCTCGCGCTGATCGAGACGCGGCTGACGGCGCCGGACGGGCACCTGCTGGTTTCCGTCCGGGC